CGTAGTCCAACTTTGGTGTTGTTCCCTTTTTGTATATAGCCACACGTATCCTATATGATACCTTTTGTATAACCATACTTTTGTTATGTAAAAGATACAATAATCAAGCTTTAATCATATAGATGTTATTTGGCTCTCTATGCTATAATTATTCCTCTTTTGTCAATGATAGAAATTTTGCTGCTATGTATTATCTCTAATATGTTATGCACATGTTATGAGATGTGTAGAGTTGTTGTTGGCTTATGACTAATTGTTATGCCACTGTGATgttccattttgtttttataaaaaagggGGGTCAATgcagttttaatttttcttttcaataaggattgggttttccttttccattaagGATAaggtttttccttttccaattaagatttgttttgttttttcctatATGAGGGACACACACTCAATGGAAGAATTTAGTtttgaagtattaattaaatttcagtttttcaaagttatttatttattttcttactgGGGGCAACTAGAGTCtttctcttccctatttgtttttattttctcttttccttaatttccttttcaatcttcaattcttagTTTATGCTACTATTATATACTGTTAGAACAATCTTAGATCTACACGGCATCAAAGAGAGAAAGTTTGAGCCTTGAGGACtaataaaatcaataaaatatttctttggGTAAGCTACAAGTTCACTATAGCAAAATATTGGCTTTAACTAATCTCAACCAAATTTAATTGGAAGGAATTTTGGCTCATATTATCTAAATTTAGACATTCTACAACTTTTTAGCTAAGATAGGGACATATTTTCGGTGAGCTTGGAGATCTTACTAACCACCTATTTCAAGAAAGATACATGTTACTTTGCAAATTCCTGTCAAACTCTCATccaactttttctttaaactaaCCTATGCAtctgttttcttacatgtggtCCTACATATCTCAAgagtatattttaaaaaaaaaaagttgttggaacTGGATATGAGTAAATAAGAGTTTAACGGAAATTGAAGAAATAGCATTTCTATTAAAGATAGCACTTAGGAGTTAGACCTGAATGTGCTCATCTTAGAGTTGAATGGTGTGTTTTCACTCCTttgaaagaagtaaaaaaaaagaatctaacGCTCTAGTCTAATTGAATACTTTCAACGCTCATGCTATTTGAAAGAGCTTTCAACATGGAGTGGAGACTCCATAATGTACACAAAGAGTAACTGAGCTATGAATATCGTCCTAATTCGGGTCTTGTTCCACCCTTAAATGGATAACTCAAACCCTTACCTTGACCGTAGTGAAAAACCTCGATGACAAGTAATGCTTGTTGAggtgaatatttttttttttagtagttaaaaatgattaatttgatataaagtagaaaaaaattatatggaaaaagtgaaaaaaaaaaaattgtattgaattttttatttgaatattaataaaaaaattatcattgtgatataaaaagtgaatgtttaaaaattgattttttattttttattttttttaaagaagttaAAATAAGGAGAGGGAAGAAGAAGTTGGTTACGAAATACACCCAAACTCTATTTAAGGTAAGACTCGAGGATGCTTATACATACTTTCGGGAGAGgtaagtgaaaaatataaaaggcCTTTTGTACGGACAACAGAAAAGTGTGAGTCTCTCAGATCTGTAAAGGTTAGAGGGAGTTCGTAACCCtgcatatttttatatatgtaaatGAGGAGTGAAACTCAAATTCGAAAGGTAAAAAATGAGCGGCTCCGTTTTGGGATGAGCGTCGTCTTTGGAGCTGTTCTTCTGGATTTTGACTTTTACAGTAATGGCGTCTGAGACGGCGTCGTCTGTGGACGAGCTTGCCGTTTCTTCGGTAGCAGCAGAAGGACCTGATACGAGAGGCAAGCATCGTATTCTCGCCCAACTCAAGCGCGTCGAGCAAGAATCCAGATTCTTAGaggtctctttttcttcttttccataAATATTTGTGCTTGTTTGTTTGGTATGAACTGGGTTTAGATGCATTTCCTTTTTAGCTTGAAACTTCGGTGATACCGGTCGTTTTAATGGGCAGTTTTTTGCCAACTGAGTCGAGGCCTGGTGAAAGCTGTTAATTGCTTACTGAAGTTCAGGTTTAGAATATATCCAACCACTTGGAGTTGATTCAAGTGGTAAAGGGTGGGTCGAGTTTCTGGAAGATTTTAAGTTCAAATGTTACAAAGTGAAGGAAAGAAGTCAGAATATCTTATTCTGGTAGGCATTGTAGAATTAGTGCTGCCAATGGGCAGTTGGCTTGTCCGCTAGTACTTTGATGGGTGTGAACTGATGCAAAGGCATTTTCATGCAAAATGGAAGCTGATTGACCAACAAAACTAAAGAATGTATGTTAGACGGGTCATCATAATAAGTATGATGCTAGGCACTTTGCTAAGCATTCGACACCCTAGAAAGTGAAGTTTCATATTGGGTGGATGGATTGTGACGGTGTTGAATGCTTGTCTAGTTATATTGGTTCTTTATTAGGTAAGACTGGACTATATAAATGGCTCCAGGAAATTTCAACTATaactttaattatttcatttggaTCGTGACTATTTAAACAGATTTTTGGACGATTGGGTTAGCGACGAGTCACttgcaaaacaaaagaaacgCCATTGGGGTGATGCCGGCCAGAGAAGGGCCGATGGGGAacctccgatgcttaagtcttTAGGTTTTCTTAAAGAATGGAGAGAGTGGAAGAGGAAGAATGTGTACCTGGCTTTGGGGGTGGTGAAGCCTTTTTGTGGGAGATGCTCCTTGTCCAATATGGTAGTATTGATGCCAATAATGTGTGATTTTCCTTGTAAGTCGCATTAATGATCGTCTGAGGATTGATGAGAGGGTGTATAGTTTCCATGTGGAGAAGATTTTAAAAGCTGTTTTGATTAAACCCTTGTAAGGGTAATTGTGTGATCCGATGGATTATCTTCCATGTAGAGGTTGCTTGAGTGAGCCTAGGGTGATTATTTGGTGTATTACCAGTGACAAATGGTATCAGATCCAACCTAATAACACCATGCACCTTTGGAACATTGCATGATGTGGGTCTTGATGAAGACATCAAGGATTTGGGTGAGAGAGATTGTGACACCCTACAgagttaagtcccacattgggtGGGTAGATTGTGAATGTGTTGCATGAGTGTcaactagtcattttggagtggTAGTGTAGATGTCGGTAGAGCTTCCCTAGGTCATGACAGAGGAAGAGCAAACAAGAAaggtttttgattttttcttgtaTGCAGTTAAGTGACTAAATGACATTAGATGTCTTAATTTCATACCAAAATCATACTGCCCATTAGATGCAACAAGCAAATGGAGTGGATGATTTTTTCCTCAAAGAATATTTGTTTCCTAAAGTTATAGCAATGGTGTTTATTTAATATCCATATGACATAGTGGATCATTGAAACAGTGATGGTGTGGCTCCTGAATGTGGGATGCACTGAACCTTTTTATGTCTTTGGCAATTGTTCTAGTTAAGCTGATTGAATGTATAAAGACATTTGAAGGCAGTAAAGTGATTGATCTTCCAACTTTCTCTGCCTCTGTCCCTTTCTCTCTTCTATAAGTTCCAAGTTATAGAAATGCTTTTGTTTTGCTCCATGTCCTAAATCATTGATGCTATTGGATTTTATAGGCCTTTTAATACTTCCTATCTGGATTTTTATATAATTGATGTAGGAAGTCTATGTTGCTTTTATATCTCTGGTAGATCATTCAAAATTCTAAATCTCCTGGATATATTTCTAGGCCTTTTTCTACATATTTTCTGCACTTCTACAGCATTTCTCTGATAATATCTAGTCTGAACTGTTTGAATGTTCTATTGGTTTCAATTCGTAGACCATGCACAATTTAGATAGAGAAATGAACAATCTTGTCGGACTTCCTACATCTCTTTGACAGTGACAACAAATGCATGAGATAAAGTAGTCCACTGATGTTCTCTTGAGCCTATCTAAAACTTTTTCTAATGTCAGTGTTTTAACTTGGTAGATAACACAGTTGGATTGAATTAGAAATACTTGCTACCCTATGTTTTGGAGCTATAGGGTCACTGATTAAGGCTTGCTTCTAACCCTTATGCATATGTATAGGCACATGCTTCAAAGTTTCATTCAACTTAGAAAAAGTGACAGAATCAAAAGCATTGATGATTTGCTCTTTTCTTGCATAATACCTTGCTAGTTGCTCTCGGAGATGACACTGCACTTTAGAAGTTTGTCTTTCTTATCTCTGCATTTTGAAACTAACTGCTACAGAAAGTCACTGTTGTATTATGCACTAAATTGCAATTTGCAACTTATTCCTGTTACTTGGTTTTGCATAAATTTTGTCCAGGAAGAGTTAGAAGAGCTTCAAAAAACAGAAAACGTGTCAACATCATGTGAGGAGTAAGTACaagaatttttggtttttttttttttttttaaaaaaaaaaaagaaaaaagaaaaaagaaaaagttcaaaTATAAGTACTTTACAAAATAGGCTGGTGGAAGAGGagatttgatatttcttttcAATCCAGTGGGCTATAGAAATAAGTATTGCGATTGCATGTATTGGTTTACCCATTTAATTTCCAGTAACGGGGAGTGCATCTTCACTTGTTTGTCTGCTCATTCTGCTGATTAAGCACCTATAGCAAAATGCTGTCACTAGCATGACAAAAAAATCTCATAGAAGTTAATGGCAAAAGATTTGTAGAGTGTATGGTGACCTGTTTTCTTGTTGGCTCTCAGATTGTTGCGCAACATAGAAATACTACCTGATCCACTACTCCCACTGTAAGTTATACAACCTATATTCCAGCTCGTCTTATTTTGATAGAATTGCCCAATCATCAGTTTATTTTGTTTACAGCACAAACGGCCCTGTGAACCCATTATGGAATCAATGGTTTGAAGGGCCCCAAGATTCACAAGATTGCAGCTGCTGGATTCTTTGATTAAAAGCAATCTAACGATTTGCTGACATTTGTTACGAGAGGCTTCAAGATGTGTTAGTTTAACTGATGTTCATAAGTTACAGCGGGTTTTTTGTTTTAGCAAATGTTTTGACTAAATTTTGCTCCTCGTGTGAGACTGAAATTTGTAGGTTGATCATTCTGAATGCACAATTGACAATCTATTCAGATAAAGTTTGTACATGAAAAATACCTAGTCCTTAAATTCGGAGGTTCCAAACAGATAGGCTGACATATCCTCCTCAAAGAGCTGAATAAGCTAATGATAAGGCAGTTTTACATTCTCTAACTTTCCTCAATTTGTTTTGGACAAACTTCATGACaactttcctctctttttttttttttctttttttttttcttttttcttgatatTAGCGGTTGAAAATATTCTGAAGAAAAATCAATGGTTTTCTTGTTGAGTAATGTtacaaactatatttttattttgtaattatccCACGATGTTGACGTCGGCCTCAACTAgtcattgttaaataaaaataaaaattcaagtgTTTGAGACTGCCACATCAGCTTTGTAGGAtaatactaaaataaaaatgacgtcaaaaatattttaagaaatttatcAAAAGTTTACCCACATCAATAGGCAGCCAAATCTTAGGAATCTCGAACCTTCCCCAAATCTCCCTTGCTTTCACTTATACTTGATTCTTACGCTTGTGCCTTCCATAGATAGTTTGCTTGATCGTTACGCTTTTCACTTTCCATATTGAACTTGAATTGCTCCTATAAATAAGTGTAGATGCTGTATGGCTCATCATCAAGGAATAACACTCATTGCTTGAGCAATATTTGGAGGCCTGATCCTATCccctatctctttctctttaatttttgtgttgattttcTGATTTCCATTGATAGAATCCCTTGAGTCCTATCatctggtatcagagccttcaTCCGTGGGAGGTTCAGTTATCTGTGGTTTGGTGCTctatcctttcttttctttttttcctttctttgtgGCAGTTCCTATTGTTGCTTGTGTGCCGCCGCTGGGGTGGTGGACATGTGGATGGTGCCCTACCAAGAAGGCCAAAGATCGTGTAACGGTCCATTAGTGGCTGGATGGGCTTAATTGCAATAGTGGGCTGAATGGGCTTAGGTTAGTAGTTATTAGTAAAACCCATATAAATTGCTAAGAGTTTAAATTGGGGGCTATATAAGGATTAGAAGTCTAATTGGAGAGGGCATCTGATAAGTGAATTGTTTACTTTAGTAAAC
Above is a genomic segment from Alnus glutinosa chromosome 12, dhAlnGlut1.1, whole genome shotgun sequence containing:
- the LOC133852211 gene encoding guanine nucleotide-binding protein subunit gamma 2-like, whose amino-acid sequence is MASETASSVDELAVSSVAAEGPDTRGKHRILAQLKRVEQESRFLEEELEELQKTENVSTSCEELLRNIEILPDPLLPLTNGPVNPLWNQWFEGPQDSQDCSCWIL